From Candidatus Hydrogenedentota bacterium, one genomic window encodes:
- the cysE gene encoding serine O-acetyltransferase yields the protein MTLEKADPVWEAIRKEAAEETRKEPLLANFLYSVVLNHKTFEDALSYILATKLESTIINAVALRDLIDEALVNDPEIGASARADIKAVLSRDPACRTHSNPLLFFKGFHAIQSYRIAHYYWRTGRESLALFLQSRVSQVFAVDIHPAARIGRGILMDHATGVVIGETAVVEDNVSMLHEVTLGGTGKETGDRHPKVRKGVLIAAGAKILGNIEIGEGAKIGAGSVVLDNVPPHTTAVGVPARVVGRPKSQQPALDMDHWII from the coding sequence ATGACGCTCGAAAAAGCCGACCCCGTATGGGAAGCAATACGCAAAGAAGCCGCCGAGGAAACGCGCAAGGAACCCTTGCTGGCCAATTTCCTCTATAGCGTGGTGTTGAACCATAAGACTTTCGAGGACGCGCTGAGCTACATCCTCGCCACCAAGCTCGAGAGTACCATCATCAACGCCGTCGCGCTTCGGGACCTCATCGACGAAGCCCTGGTCAACGATCCCGAAATCGGGGCGTCGGCGCGCGCGGACATCAAGGCCGTGCTGAGCCGCGACCCCGCATGCCGTACGCACTCCAACCCGTTGCTGTTCTTCAAAGGGTTTCACGCCATCCAGTCGTACCGCATCGCCCACTATTACTGGCGAACCGGGCGCGAATCATTGGCCCTGTTCCTCCAGAGCCGCGTTTCCCAGGTGTTTGCCGTCGACATCCACCCTGCCGCGCGCATCGGCCGCGGCATCCTCATGGACCACGCAACCGGCGTCGTTATCGGCGAAACGGCCGTTGTCGAGGACAACGTGTCGATGCTCCACGAAGTCACCCTCGGCGGTACGGGCAAAGAAACCGGCGACCGCCATCCCAAGGTCCGCAAAGGCGTCCTGATCGCGGCGGGCGCCAAGATCCTCGGCAACATCGAGATCGGCGAAGGCGCCAAAATCGGCGCCGGCAGCGTCGTGCTCGACAATGTCCCGCCTCACACCACCGC